In Eublepharis macularius isolate TG4126 chromosome 4, MPM_Emac_v1.0, whole genome shotgun sequence, the following are encoded in one genomic region:
- the LOC129328500 gene encoding HLA class II histocompatibility antigen, DM beta chain, which yields MGAAALAPALLCLALRLLAADGFVLHMELDCPLAADGHVLWANWTLAFNKVPFLCYDNENQLFVPCGLGEFGNWPYASYPISEKFNQHFPAWGKVMEALCREQVQSQPLWGQSGARRTPPHVHIFPITPQNTPAPLMLACDVWGFYPADVAVTWLRNGAFVKNSTGVPVVSNGDWTYQTRLSLPVFPQRGDVYTCLVDHASLPEPMTRAWEPGLPSELKVIVGVSTAVLGVGLILLIAGLACWSKRVPEGYTFIDGTNYPPVIS from the exons ATGGGAGCCGCCGCGCTGGCCCCTGCGCTGCTTTGCCTGGCGCTGCGCCTCCTGGCTGCAG aTGGCTTCGTCCTGCACATGGAGCTGGACTGCCCCCTGGCCGCCGATGGCCACGTCCTCTGGGCCAACTGGACCCTGGCCTTCAACAAGGTGCCCTTCCTCTGCTACGACAATGAGAACCAGCTCTTCGTGCCCTGCGGCCTGGGCGAGTTCGGGAACTGGCCGTACGCTTCCTACCCCATTTCAGAGAAGTTCAACCAGCACTTCCCCGCCTGGGGGAAAGTCATGGAGGCCCTGTGCCGGGAGCAAGTCCAGTCGCAGCCCCTGTGGGGCCAGTCCGGGGCCCGGCGGA cccctccccatgtCCACATTTTCCCCATCACCCCGCAGAACACCCCCGCGCCCCTCATGCTGGCCTGCGACGTGTGGGGCTTCTACCCGGCAGACGTGGCCGTCACTTGGCTGCGGAACGGGGCCTTTGTGAAGAACAGCACGGGGGTCCCCGTGGTGTCGAACGGGGACTGGACCTACCAGACCCGGCTGAGCCTGCCCGTCTTCCCCCAGCGTGGGGACGTCTACACCTGCCTTGTGGACCACGCCAGTCTGCCGGAGCCCATGACCAGGGCCTGGG AACCAGGCCTGCCTTCGGAGCTCAAGGTGATCGTGGGGGTCTCGACTGCAGTGCTGGGAGTGGGCCTAATCCTCCTCATTGCTGGCCTTGCCTGCTGGAGCAAGCGGGTCCCCGAAG GTTACACTTTCATTGATGGTACCAACTACCCCCCAG TCATCTCCTAG
- the HSD17B8 gene encoding (3R)-3-hydroxyacyl-CoA dehydrogenase, with translation MVPASGRGFRCPPAMAASLRLRGALALVTGGGSGIGRAICARLAREGALVAVADCNEAGAAQTLQGLQAGDHQAWAVDVGCSAGVAALMARIQAHYSRPAGVCVNCAGITLDEFLLKQTEEAFDAVLRVNLKGTFLVTQAAARALVASGAPGGSIVNLGSVVGKVGNLGQVNYAASKAGVEALTKTAAKELARWVWGKGGNGGEPARGIAESAMKPLGLTLGHRYFSA, from the exons ATGGTCCCAGCCTCGGGGAGGGGTTTCCGGTGTCCTCCGGCAATGGCCGCCTCTCTCCGCCTGCGGGGGGCTTTGGCGCTGGTCACAG GAGGCGGCAGCGGCATCGGCCGCGCCATCTGCGCTCGCCTCGCCCGGGAGGGAGCGCTGGTGGCCGTGGCGGACTGCAACGAGGCCGGGGCGGCCCAGACGCTGCAGGGGCTCCAGGCGGGGGACCACCAGGCCTGGGCGGTCGACGTGGGATGCTCCGCGGGCGTTGCGGCTCTCATGGCCCGCATCCAG GCGCACTACTCGCGCCCGGCTGGCGTCTGCGTCAACTGCGCCGGCATCACCCTGGACGAATTCTTGCTCAAGCAGACCGAGGAGGCCTTTGACGCCGTTCTCAGAGTGAATCTCAAG GGAACCTTTCTGGTGACACAGGCGGCGGCCCGGGCGCTGGTGGCGAGCGGGGCGCCCGGAGGCTCCATCGTCAACTTGGGCAGCGTTGTGGGGAAG GTGGGGAACCTGGGGCAGGTGAACTACGCTGCTTCCAAGGCTGGGGTGGAGGCCCTGACGAAGACAGCGGCCAAGGAGCTTGCCAGGTGggtctgggggaagggggggaacgGGGGGGAGCCCGCCCGTGGAATTGCTGAGTCAGCCATGAAGCCCCTGgggctgaccttgggccatcgATATTTCTCCGCCTAA
- the RING1 gene encoding E3 ubiquitin-protein ligase RING1, translating to MATPANAQNASKTWELSLYELHRTPQEAIMDGTEIAVSPRSLHSELMCPICLDMLKHTMTTKECLHRFCSDCIVTALRSGNKECPTCRKKLVSKRSLRPDPNFDALISKIYPSRDEYEAHQDRVLAKLNRLHNQQALRSSIEEGLKMQAMTRGQRVRKHPQESDNTTFSGGEDNCDSRSHLSNTSAPSQPEAGPSRKRSRGSDESVPEPETSHEGGRGSPEPGAEPSSSEIELVFRPHPVLVEKGTYSQTRYVKTTANATVDHLSKYLALRIALEEAPGPGPEAPALEDVSEKQYTIYITTAGGGFTTLNGSVTLELVNEKYWKLSRPLELYYAPTKEQK from the exons ATGGCGACTCCGGCGAACGCGCAGAACGCCAGCAAGACCTGGGAGCTGAGCCTCTACGAGCTGCACCGGACGCCCCAG GAGGCCATCATGGACGGGACGGAGATCGCCGTCTCCCCCCGCAGCCTGCACAGTGAGCTCATGTGCCCCATCTGCCTGGACATGCTGAAGCACACCATGACCACCAAAGAGTGCCTCCACCGCTTCTGCTCCGACTGCATCGTCACAGCCCTGCGCAGCGG GAACAAGGAGTGCCCGACCTGCCGGAAGAAGCTGGTCTCCAAGCGGTCCCTGCGGCCCGACCCCAACTTCGACGCCCTCATTTCCAAGATCTACCCGAGCCGGGATGAGTACGAAGCCCACCAGGACCGCGTGCTGGCCAAGCTGAACCGCCTCCACAACCAGCAGGCCCTGCGGAGCAGCATAGAGGAGGGGCTGAAGATGCAGGCCATGACGAG ggGACAGCGGGTCCGCAAGCACCCTCAGGAATCAGACAACACGACGTTCAGCGGCGGGGAGGACAACTGCGACAGCCGCTCCCACCTCAGCAACACCTCCGCCCCCAGCCAGCCCGAGGCCGGGCCCAGCCGCAAGCGCTCCCGGGGCTCTGACGAGTCGGTCCCGGAGCCAGAGACCTCGCACGAGGGGGGCCGGGGCAGCCCCGAGCCAGGGGCCGAGCCCAGCAGCAGCGAGATCGAGCTCGTCTTCCGGCCCCACCCCGTCCTGGTGGAGAAGGGCACCTACTCCCAGACCAG gtatgtcaagaccacggccaaCGCCACGGTGGATCACCTTTCCAAGTACCTTGCCCTGCGCATCGCCCTGGAGGAGGCACCGGGGCCCGGCCCAGAAGCCCCCGCCCTCGAAGACGTGAGCGAGAAGCAGTACACCATCTACATCACCACGGCTGGGGGGGGCTTCACG aCGCTGAATGGATCTGTGACCCTGGAGCTGGTGAACGAAAAATACTGGAAGCTCAGCCGGCCCCTGGAGCTCTACTACGCCCCCACCAAGGAGCAGAAGTGA